gttTATTAACtcagattttttatttttcatttttgctTTTACAAGTACACAGGTTCCAAAAAGCGGGAAAACAAAGACAACAAATAcagctcaaaagggttaacaaaagggtgacacttatTTGAGATAATGAGCAGTgatagccttcgtcatctcgatttgagaaaatcatgcgtgaaagtttccgcagtgggtatatatcaaacataacatcttttgactgcatctgcattaaaagtcatgtctggtaccagtccttcttcatctaccaagtgcaaggcccttttggtaacactttcttaaTGATGTAGGGTCCTTGACAATTCAGGgcaaactttcctttagcttatACTTAGTGCGGAAGGATGCATTTCAAAACGAGCTGGCCTACCTCAAAATGTCGTAGGCGCACTTTCTTGTTATAAGTGCGCGCCATTCTTTGTTGCTATAACTGGCCAAAACGCACTGTTGCTAgtcatttttcatcaatcagcattAGCTATTATAATCGGGTCTTGACCTACTCAGTGTCTTCAATCTCCGATTTCACAATgattcgaagagagggaatttcgacttctGCATGTATTACAGCTTCTGTTCCATATACcgacagataaggagttgcaccactgatgtgcgagcagtcgtacggtatcccaaaagagcaaaagatAACTTTTTATGCCATTGCTTggacccttggatcatcttcctaagaatcttcttgatgttcttgttagcAGCTTCAACGGCTCTATTGGCTTTTGGCAGGTAAGGGGTAGAATAGCGATGcacaattttaaattgctcgcatacatccttcatcagatgactatttAGATTGGATGCATTATAAATGATAATGGTCTTTGGGATACCAAAAcgacagatgatgttggaatgaacaaagtccaacactgctttcttggtgactgctttgaaagtaactgcctccacccatttggtgaagtaatcaatggcgaccaaaatgaatctatgcccatttgaagcctttggctcgattggcccaataacatccattccccaagaaacgaaaggccaaggagaggacatgggatgtaATTCCGACGGAGGCGAGTGAATCAAGTCGctatgaatctggcattggtgacacttgcgaacaaaaccgAAGCAATCTTGGTctatagtaagccaataataccctgcctgCAAAATCTTCTTTGTCAAAACATATCCCTTCATGTGAGACCCACATAACCCTGAATGCACTTCACTTATGATCCGTTTAGCTTTTATGGAATCTATGCATCTTAGCAAGTTTAAATTTGGGGTCATTTTGTGCAAAATTTCCCTATTCAGGAAGAAACCACCAGCGAGATGCCTTATAGTTCTTTTGTGATCTCCCTTGGCATGCTTTGGGTACTCCCTtgttttcaggaatcgttttatgtcatgataccatggttcaccatctggttctgcctCAATCGTATTGTAGTAACCAAGTTGATTCCGAACTTGAATTTCCAATGGATCAATATGAGTGTTAcctggataagggagcatcgaggctaaggtAGCCAAAGCGTCGGCTGGCTCGTtatgaaacctgggaatgtacctaaACTCGATGGATCTAAATCTTATGCTCGGGTCTTGCatacattgtctgtatggaataagcttgatgtctcgagtctcccattcgcctTGGGCTTGCCAGATAAGCAAGTCAGGATCTCCCATAActaatagttcatgcacatccatatcgagggccattttcaaacatattctgccgtattattggtatAGAAGAACCGAAGTCGGGTCGTTGCAGGATAATgatgtccaataggtgagatgaggatttCCCCGATCCtgactcctttgatattgacagcccCATCAAAATACATCTTCCATACATAGTTGTCGTTCGGAACTACTTCCTCTaatgagttgacctcttcgtccGGGAAGTATGTGCTCTGCGGCTTATaatcatcatcaactggattctatGCCAAGTGATCTGCCAAAGCCTGTGATTTCTTATtgcggtgcgagtgacatagacgatgtcaaaCTCTGTGAGTAGGATTTGCCATTTTACGAGCCTGCCGGTGGGTattggcttttggaagatgtactttaAAGGATCCATTCTGGATGGTGGATGGAATGGCTCGGGCCTGCCAGTGGGCATTGGATAATTTCTTGACTGTCATGTTCAAATTTGAGCAtatgatgcaaggtggatggaaCAAATCGGGTCGTATCGATCCATggtcttccaagaagaaagttataagaagtttccatgtctactacttggaagacaatttcgaAATCAACcggcccaatcgtcatggtgaggttgatctccccaatggtatctctcgctgagccatcaaaagcccgtatgcgaacattgctgggtcggattcTGTCTGTATTGATCTTTATGCTTTGCAAAgtagagagagggcatacatctacactcgagcctctaTCAACCATAACTCGCTTTACATAATGCCCCTCAAATTTGACGATcaggtgcaaagccctattgtgcccAGCTCCTTCCTCAAGAAGTTCATCATTAGTAAAGGAGATTCTGTCCACCTCAAAAAATGGCTGGCCATCTTCTCCAACTCATTCACTGTGATCTTCCCTGAGATATGTGCCTCGTTCAGGGTCTTGATTAGCACACGGGCATGCTCTTTTGAATGTATGGGCAGAGATAgtagagagatttgggcaggagtctttcttagttagtcaatgattgagtaatcctgaactttcatctttttcaaaaactcttccgcctcttcttcagtgactggtttctttattggcatttggccttctctgattttcTTGGCCTTGCTCAACTCTTTTGGAGAGTAACACATACCtaatcgagtcaaacctccagtttcccccactttATCTATGATTTTCTTGCCTTTGTAAGTCATCACAGTTTTATTATAGTTCCAAGGAATGGTTTTCGTGTTTGTCACAGGGGGTTGCACGGAAGGTTTGATTATGATCGTCTCTGTTATACCCTTCGTACAACCATGATTCTACCTTGTGATGGGGTGGCCTCCAAGGACATACAACTTCGGGTTTGGAACATTGGAGCAAATATCCAACCTTGAGACCTTAGGAAAAAGTAAAGTTACCTTTTTTGAGCTCGGGacgcctttcacaatcaacgacACATCTCgacttggacttacttccagtccTGCACTTTCTTGAATCGCCCCCACTGTCATTTGTACCtgaccaaccggcttgtattcttgatctcggccaatcattcccacgaaatgaacatcattgtgtactgaCAGCGGGTTGTTTGTAATATTAGGAGGGTCTTCGCCATTTGTTACCACAATTAACTTTTCCACGATGAGTCTTTCTATGGATCTTTTCAGagtccaacagtcatcagtgctcTGCCCCggggcacctgaatgatattcacatgtagcatttgcttgaaatccataTGAATCGTGATGCATATTATGGGGAGCGATGGGTACAATCATACCCATCTGCTTCACCTTCTAGAATAGACTAGAGTGTAATTCAGCCAATGGAGTGAACTTTTCTaccggcctctgctctcgaccataatcctgcttGGGGTGAGCGttgtagggtgcccgaaaattttACTGCTGAGGTTGGGGGGtccttggagctggtgcccgtacctaTTTGTTGGTAGGTCGAGCATAGGATTGAGTTTTAAACATTGTCTATTGTGGTGGTCCCacagagtactgaggaattgacgggggataataatgttgagggtagctggattgcccctgctgaacctgcacataagggtgcgatgcccctctttgaacttccctggatcctgGAGTCATCGTGGACCCTTTATCTCTCTGCTTTATATTTGCCAAAATTCCCGACCCATATTGGAttgcttgggtggtggctttgagagcagcctgacttacaattctaccagtcttgaggccattttcaaccatttccccTATCTTGATTGCTTCTGCAAAAGGCCTACCCATTGCAGACATCATGTTTTGGAAATAATCAGGCTCTTGAGCCTCTAGAAAAACAGTGATCAACTCATGATTATCCATGGGcggcttaactctagccgctttCTCCCTCCACTTGATGGCATACTCCCTAAATCTTTccgtcggctttttcttcatattggacatggaattgcGATCTGGTGCAATATTAATATTGTACTggaattgtttgacgaaggcctAAGACATGttgtcccagacatgccagtgagagatatctttcttaatgaaccattcagaggctacccccacaggattttccccaaaataagccatcaacaattcttcttttccacctgcacccctcagctggttgcaataccttttcaagaGGGCAATAGGGTCGtcgtgtccatcatatttctcaaattttggggtcttgaactgatggtaggctataatcctatattttagtcgcttattgcactctaatttactatactatacttatgttgagctttaattaggcgtgttttacacttattgtgtgttttatgccctgtaggagtgattctgagttatgtagatgttgtggcatgaattcatactattttggagctttgaagtctcagtaaaagcccaaggattaagttgggatcgtgttcggggatcaacggatgatagtgcactttaagaacgaaacgaagaatcgagcaggcatactgtGCATTAGCCAGTAAAATGAAAATAACTTTTCTCTCATAAATACATTTGGGATCCATAATATATCATTGGAAAGCTACTTAAAAGGGCTACAACGTTCATGTTATACGTTTTCCTAAATTTCCAACTTATACCACCCAGGTGTGCGACCAAGTTCGTGATCACACACTAGGCGCGCACTTGGGACATAACAAGGTGCAAAATGCACGACCAAGTGCGCGAGTAGGTCTCCAGGTGCGCGATCGCGCATGTCCTGTCCGGGAAGAGTCCTATTTCACTAAGAAAAGGGTAGTTTCATTCATTTTTGTTTTGGAGGcggattaaataccccaaaacaccATTGTTTACACACTTTTGACATAtttaagacctaaggaggctaaggagaagagggagaagcaagatcataaggatttcatccttcattcctcactcaagatgtatttatattttcctctacttttatttcatttgtgaagaacttctccatttctatggagtagaaccttttgggttttgatggatttggtgtattgatggttgtttgtagattataactctatgtttatgtatttggatcatttttggaagatttaattattgcatctatgttcgcttgttcttgtaatcaaaagaggcataatttgtgatatatttgcactatattgttggttcatagattcttctaagtaatcgaaagaggctagttgaatccttgattaaacctagttaggaggataatcgaaagaggttctcctaaagaccaatctattaggaattcttgcatatcttcaccgagcattAATTGGTTCATAttatgaggttgagacttaatcgagataggagtttctactaaacaattgtactgataattaagtgaattcgagagactcacttgaacattagaagtgaattatctagagttagatcccgaacaattatcttgcacctatcttatcaacccatattttctcccattgattacTTTCTTGCTTACCTTGGTTGCGATTGTAATTAGACTTtatataaacctccattgttGATCTTCTTGGATAGAAATCGATTtacaaactacgagaatactgtttaaatccaatccttgtgaatacgatattatactatactatctttgactagcgagtataatataagtgtgtgttttgcgctcgtcatgaaccctggtggaaaatggatgtgagggaacatgcagaGATCACTGAACTAAAtacttttgtgaccacctagtccttgtatgttctttatgttttgttcaagacttttcatttttctGGCCATCTCATCTGGGTCACCTGTCTTGGCAGGCTTTTCATTTttcactggtgactcgtactgaggagtctgattatatggagccgagacctgaaagccatatttggagagtagtattggccatcataagcccGAGGTAATGGCTCATTATTTGGCCTCATCACAGGAGGTGGTGGCGGGATTGTATATACCGATGTGCCAGACACGGTAAGAGGGGTATTTCCTAAGTAGTGCAACTAGAGGTCGCATATTAGAGGTACCAGTGGTAGTATTGAGGTTgaagtttggcacataccctagtggtagaatgtgatcgctcactgcatggagcggtggttgagtagcccggggtacggtggaagttccctctaaGAGACcctggggtggaggctgaccggAAATCCAAGCTTGATATATATCAGACAgttgttgtctcaattttcttatttcctccgactcttgctTAACTTACTGACCCTTGGGATTGTCACTGACCAACTCGATTTCATCACTGTTATCCATTACTACTGTTCCCTTTGATCTGGTGAAGTAATGATGTGTctccagtttcaccacaaaccaaccaccttaagcttactaataagagacaacaaacgtgttagggttaggCATTtcatagatatgaatcacacgtaatatTCCATGTTCCTAACATCATCAccatttctaacatgcttttggaaggcttcatgtttcattccggcttatcaggttgcttcttattgacgctcttattttcttctttccatttttttctttttactcgTGCCTCATTTttatccctcatcttagaatcgttgaaaaatattttgttcgaaccttttgtgggttgcctatgtatcatgtcaccgcatgaatcagatcattacgtagtttagGTGAATAAAtgtaaaatgaaagaaaatattttgggatttattttttcaaattttcattaataaaatctttttgatTTTTCTATTACAAAGATTTGAAGGTATTGATGACTAAAAAAAAGGGGAAACATACAGACTCAAAACAAAATAACAAATAGACTCGACATGGACGAAAGGACAAACAGACTCGAGAAAAAGTAAAATACAGATTCAAAAGCCAAAAATTCAAGAATACAAAAGGGCCTCAAATGTTATTTCGGGGACCGTGGGATATCAGTCGGTCTTGGTGTGGGCCTGCATGCAATCTCTTCCTATAGGAGCTCTAGATCAGCCATCACCTGTCGAACGAAGGACATCACTGAAGCAAAAAATATAGATCTGGTCATACCCTCACATTCATGACATTTCATTGCGCAGCGCAGTCGGCTATTTCTTTGATTCTCATTCTAATGACACCCTTTTCTTGGAGCAAGCGTCTGATTTGCTGTGCACGAGCTTCTAGCACCTACATGGCTGTGTTGTTTTGGTCTTGCAACTTCTGCATGCTTTCTTCTAATTGGTAAATCAATGCATAGCAATGTTCTCTTTCTGTTTTAAAGTCCTTTATCTGCTGAACCATTTCATTTTCAAGGGTGGCCAGCTTTTTCTTTAAAGTCGTGACTTCTTTATCATATCTCTACTTTAACTAGTGGGCTGACCTTGCCCGTTCTTCTGCACCTTTTGCCAACTTTGCTCTAGCTTTTGCCAAATATTCCTCGGCCTTTGTCAGGCCGGCTACATAATTGTGCACTTTTCGTCTTAAGTTGCCCATGATCTTTTCATCCCTCTCACTCCTCACAGGCGTTTCAGCAACTATCCTCATTTCCCGGAGTTGGGCTCGGAGCGCCTTGTTATCATGGGTCAACCTTTTCTTTTCACCTTCGGCTTCTTGCGCCTATAAGTCATTCTCAAATGCGAGGCTTCTCACCTTTTATTCTAGGGAATGAATGGTTGCTTGATATCCCTTCTTCTTCTCTCCCCAGGCCAACCATTCTCGGATTTTCTCATTAAAAG
The DNA window shown above is from Nicotiana tomentosiformis chromosome 8, ASM39032v3, whole genome shotgun sequence and carries:
- the LOC104093324 gene encoding uncharacterized protein, which produces MALDMDVHELLVMGDPDLLIWQAQGEWETRDIKLIPYRQCMQDPSIRFRSIEFRYIPRFHNEPADALATLASMLPYPGNTHIDPLEIQVRNQLGYYNTIEAEPDGEPWYHDIKRFLKTREYPKHAKGDHKRTIRHLAGGFFLNREILHKMTPNLNLLRCIDSIKAKRIISEVHSGLCGSHMKGYVLTKKILQAGHLMKDVCEQFKIVHRYSTPYLPKANRAVEAANKNIKKILRKMIQGSKQWHKKLSFALLGYRTTARTSVVQLLICRYMEQKL